In Ascaphus truei isolate aAscTru1 chromosome 5, aAscTru1.hap1, whole genome shotgun sequence, one genomic interval encodes:
- the RAB19 gene encoding ras-related protein Rab-19 — METLPEFSAADDDPFDFLFKIILIGDSNVGKTCVVHRFQSGLFSGKQQNTIGVDFTVRSLNIEGKKVKVQVWDTAGQERFRTITQSYYRSAHGAIIAYDITRRQTFDSVTHWIHEAEKYGAANLMLMLIGNKSDLLEKRQILFEEACTLAENHGLLAVLETSAKESRNVNEVFLLMAKELIARNTLHFHQESPRNSFMLESRPIVAAQETKNCPC; from the exons ATGGAGACTCTGCCGGAATTCAGCGCTGCCGATGACGACCCATTTGATTTCCTGTTTAAGATCATTCTGATCGGGGACTCCAACGTGGGCAAAACGTGCGTGGTCCATCGATTCCAGTCCGGGCTCTTCAGTGGCAAGCAGCAGAACACCATCGGGGTGGATTTCACTGTGAGGTCCCTTAACATTGAAGGCAAGAAGGTCAAG GTGCAGGTGTGGGACACAGCCGGCCAGGAGCGGTTCCGTACAATTACTCAGAGCTACTACCGCAGCGCCCATGGGGCCATCATCGCGTACGACATCACCCGGCGGCAGACTTTTGACTCCGTTACTCACTGGATCCACGAAGCAGAGAAATATGGAGCAGCCAACTTGATGCTAATGTTGATCG GGAATAAGTCAGACCTGCTCGAGAAGCGCCAgatcttgtttgaagaagcctgTACGCTGGCAGAAAATCACGGGCTACTGGCAGTCCTGGAGACCTCGGCTAAAGAGTCCCGTAACGTCAACGAGGTCTTCCTTCTGATGGCAAAGGAGCTCATAGCACGCAACACCCTCCACTTTCACCAGGAGAGTCCTCGGAACAGCTTCATGCTGGAATCCCGACCCATTGTTGCAGCTCAGGAGACAAAGAACTGTCCGTGTTGA